In Negativicoccus succinicivorans, the sequence GGGACCTTTACCGCCTGGTCCGCCGTAGAGTATGCGGCGTTTCAGGATCGGCAGGCTTTATTGCGAGCGACCTCGGCGCTTTGCGCCGCTATCCATCAGACGCAAGCGCTCGCGCAACAAAACCGCGGCGCGCAAAGCAATATGCCGACCCTGCATCTCAATGTCGATCATCGCCCGGCGATGTACTACGTAACGGCGCAAAATAAGCGTATCGGTCAACGCGCCGTCTTGCCGGAGGGGATTTCATTCAGCGCGGGGCAATCCAAGCTGGTCCAGTTTCAAAGCAACGGCCGACCGATGCAAAGTTACCGCGGAAACTACCAAATCGTTTTGGAAAATCGTCATCATGAACGTAAAAAAATTATCATCAGCGCACAGACAGGGCGGGTACGCGTGCAATGAAAACAAAATCGCGAGGCTTTATTTTTCCGGAAGTTCTTTTCTTAATTCTGATTATGACGGTGGTCGGCGGAACGCTCGCCGCCACCGTTTTGGGCGCGGTGCATAACGCGGCCGACGGTCGGGAGCAAACGGAGCGGGCGGCGCTGTTGCAGGAGGCGGCGGAAAAATTGA encodes:
- a CDS encoding pilus assembly FimT family protein, yielding MDKQSNRGYLLWEMLVAIALVGTFTAWSAVEYAAFQDRQALLRATSALCAAIHQTQALAQQNRGAQSNMPTLHLNVDHRPAMYYVTAQNKRIGQRAVLPEGISFSAGQSKLVQFQSNGRPMQSYRGNYQIVLENRHHERKKIIISAQTGRVRVQ